A window of the Bufo gargarizans isolate SCDJY-AF-19 chromosome 1, ASM1485885v1, whole genome shotgun sequence genome harbors these coding sequences:
- the FBXO41 gene encoding F-box only protein 41, which produces MASLDLPYRCPRCGEHKRFRSLSSLRAHLEYNHTYETLYVLSKTNSICDAAIFPLTSEAALLTPAHRREVFESTSFQGKEQRFPGDLVQAEDFSQASTRFTQEVEIPLGEIFTKTTMASRSPPPAAVAAAAAASAAVDAAYEEGLARLKVRAFEKLEVDKRLEKLTEEVEQKIATQVGRLQVELERKSSELEKAKQESVRLGREKQELEDRASELTRQVDVSVEMLASLKQDLVQKEQELTKKQQEVVEIDLFLKETASREANAKVRLQQFIEELLDRADRAEKQLQIISSCGSTPNGSLSRCSIPGYKVTEARASRQRADRHQGPGSSTHGSYPVNQRSSSCIGVPGRVKTVSQSSGGYDSDGPEQIQVDDGLESHPYSSNSHGADSSFERNNQHSSGLRRQAIQNWHRRPYRNSTEGEEGDISDVGSRTTESEAEVWEQESISSSGACQPKGRCDGRLLRPEKGSPSRANEVISPEILKMRAALFCIFTYLDTKTLLRVAEVSRDWKFVARHPAVWTRVFLENTRVSPKFLVTLSQWCTQTHSLTLQNLKPRQRGKKETKEDYMKSTRGSLESGLESLLKATGGNLLILRISQCPNILTDRSLWLASCYCRALQAVTYRSGTDPVGHEVIWALGAGCRDIISLQVAPLHPCQQPTRFSNRCLQMIGRCWPHLRALGVGGAGCGVQGLSSLARNCMRLQVLELDHVTEINQEVAAEVCREGLKGLEMLVLTSTPVTPKALLHFNSVCRNLKSIVVQVGIADYFKDPSSPEAQKLFEEMVSKLQALKKRPGFSKILHIKVEEGC; this is translated from the exons ATGGCCTCTTTGGATCTGCCCTATCGGTGTCCAAGGTGCGGCGAGCACAAACGTTTCAGGAGCCTGTCCTCCCTGAGGGCCCACCTGGAATACAACCACACCTACGAGACCCTCTATGTCTTATCCAAGACTAACAGCATCTGCGACGCCGCCATATTCCCCCTGACCAGCGAGGCGGCCTTGTTGACCCCTGCCCACCGCAGGGAGGTCTTTGAGAGCACATCTTTCCAGGGCAAGGAGCAGAGGTTCCCCGGGGACTTAGTCCAAGCAGAAGACTTCAGCCAAGCGTCCACCCGCTTCACCCAAGAGGTGGAGATCCCACTGGGCGAGATTTTCACCAAGACGACCATGGCGTCTCGCTCCCCTCCTCCGGCCGCCGTGGCGGCTGCAGCTGCCGCCTCTGCGGCTGTGGATGCCGCCTATGAAGAAGGCCTGGCCAGATTGAAAGTAAGGGCGTTTGAAAAACTGGAAGTGGACAAGCGCCTGGAGAAACTGACCGAGGAAGTGGAGCAAAAAATTGCCACCCAGGTGGGAAGGCTGCAGGTGGAGTTGGAAAGGAAGAGTTCAGAGCTGGAGAAGGCCAAGCAGGAGAGCGTACGGTTGGGTCGGGAGAAGCAGGAGCTGGAGGACAGGGCTTCAGAGCTGACCAGGCAGGTGGACGTCAGTGTGGAGATGCTGGCCTCTCTGAAACAGGACCTGGTGCAGAAAGAGCAGGAGCTGACCAAGAAACAACA GGAGGTGGTAGAGATCGACCTGTTCCTGAAGGAGACGGCCAGCCGAGAAGCCAACGCCAAGGTGCGCCTTCAGCAGTTCATAGAGGAGCTTCTGGACCGCGCCGACCGGGCCGAGAAACAGCTGCAGATCATCAGCAGCTGTGGCAGTACCCCCAACGGCAGCCTGAGCAGGTGCAGCATACCCGGGTACAAAGTGACAGAAGCTCGGGCCTCCAGACAG AGGGCAGACAGGCACCAGGGGCCCGGCTCCTCCACCCACGGATCTTACCCAGTGAACCAGCGATCCTCCTCATGCATTGG GGTCCCGGGCAGGGTGAAGACCGTATCTCAGAGCTCGGGCGGTTACGACAGCGATGGGCCTGAGCAGATCCAGGTGGACGATGGTTTGGAGTCTCACCCCTACTCCAGTAACAGTCATGGTGCTGACAGCAGCTTTGAGAGGAACAACCAGCATAGTTCTGGTCTCCGCAGGCAGGCCATCCAGAACTGGCACCGCCGGCCGTACAGGAACAGCACCGAGGGCGAAGAGGGAGATATTTCAGATGTAGGATCCAGGACCACGGAGTCCGAGGCTGAAGTCTGGGAGCAGGAGAGCATCAGCTCCTCGGGGGCCTGCCAGCCAAAGG GCCGCTGTGATGGAAGGCTGCTGAGGCCAGAGAAAGGCAGCCCGTCCCGAGCCAACGAAGTCATCAGCCCCGAGATCCTGAAGATGCGGGCCGCGTTATTTTGTATATTCACCTACCTCGATACCAAGACTCTGCTGCGGGTGGCTGAGGTCAGCAGGGACTGGAAGTTTGTGGCTCGGCATCCGGCTGTGTGGACTCGCGTTTTCCTTGAGAATACCAGGGTGTCCCCTAAG TTTCTGGTCACCCTCTCACAGTGGTGCACACAAACCCACTCCCTGACCCTACAGAACCTCAAACCTCGGCAGAGGGGGAAGAAGGAAACCAAGGAAGACTACATGAAAAGCACAAG GGGCAGTCTAGAATCTGGTCTGGAATCTCTACTGAAAGCAACAGGGGGGAACCTGTTAATCCTGCGAATATCCCAATGTCCGAACATCCTGACGGACCGCTCCCTGTGGTTGGCGAGCTGCTACTGTCGGGCACTTCAGGCAGTCACATACAG AAGTGGGACCGATCCTGTGGGACATGAAGTCATTTGGGCCTTAGGTGCTGGATGCAGAGACATCATCTCCCTCCAGGTGGCGCCGTTGCATCCATG TCAGCAGCCCACGCGCTTCAGTAACCGCTGCTTGCAGATGATTGGACGATGCTGGCCTCACCTCAGGGCGCTGGGCGTCGGGGGAGCGGGCTGTGGGGTGCAGGGGCTCTCCTCGTTAG CACGGAACTGTATGCGTCTGCAGGTGTTGGAGTTGGATCATGTGACTGAGATCAaccaggaggtggcagcagaggtCTGCAGGGAGGGTCTGAAGGGCCTGGAGATGCTGGTCCTAACCTCCACCCCGGTCACTCCCAAAGCCCTCCTGCACTTCAATA GTGTATGTCGCAATCTCAAGTCCATTGTGGTGCAGGTTGGAATTGCAGATTACTTTAAGGACCCAAGTAGCCCAGAAGCCCAGAAACTGTTTGAGGAGATGGTCAGCAAGCTGCAG